Proteins encoded by one window of Vidua chalybeata isolate OUT-0048 chromosome 15, bVidCha1 merged haplotype, whole genome shotgun sequence:
- the LOC128795716 gene encoding ovomucoid-like, whose amino-acid sequence MKVTLVLLALAALCLAFPTADAATQSEVDCSEYRRLERGRPIYCERLYQPFCGSDGKTYNNKCSFCKAVLKSRGALQMKQAGAC is encoded by the exons ATGAAGGTCACCCTGGTGCTCCTGGCGCTGGCCGCCCTGTGCCTGGCAT TTCCCACGGCAGATGCTGCCACACAGAGCGAG GTGGACTGCAGCGAGTacaggaggctggagagggggagGCCCATCTACTGTGAGAGGCTCTACCAACCCTTCTGCGGCTCCGACGGCAAAACCTACAACAACAAATGTTCCTTCTGCAAGGCTGTGCT gaagagcagagggGCCCTGCAGATGAAGCAGGCAGGAGcgtgctga